The following nucleotide sequence is from Trifolium pratense cultivar HEN17-A07 linkage group LG2, ARS_RC_1.1, whole genome shotgun sequence.
aaggttaggAATAATATTCCTGGGAATATATGGGTTGGAATAAATATACCCATGTTTGTTATAAGGTTAACATGAAATTATTCCTGGATATGAAGTTTccttggaataaaataacttccaataaTTTCTCTTATTCCCATGATTTATTCCCAAGGAAATGGGTGGGAAAGAAAAATTCCCATGAAAATGggaatacattttaaataacttccaataacttctTTTTTACCCACTTTTATTAGTAATTCCTAGGAATATAGTTAATATgaaccaaacatgttttttttaaaatacctgGGAATAAAGTTCCCATTATTATTTCCTGGGAATATGATTCCTGGGAGTAAAATTaacaaccttgaaacaaacgccCCCTTAAGGTGTGAATTTTATTCCCCCGTTATAAGCCTAGGAATAGGAATAAGTCATTCCGGTCGGTTAACATGTAAAACCATGTACTCTCCACTAGTTGATGCACGTCTCTTTCAAGTGTTGTTAGTgaatcagtttttttttgtgtgacatgTATACATAACATTTTGCCACGTGTGATGCAAATAtatttacttaattaattatttatggaaatttaaaatgaaagaaaaaataatcctCGTAAATTGAGAAATGTTGTTGATGAGTTAGTCTGATAGGATCAATTATCAAGTTATTATAAAGAGAGTTTCTTTAAAACGTTGTTGTTTGCCTAATTATCGATTTTGAAGAGATTGTAGAAAATTGGTAGTATATTGGAATGTCAACTTTGAAATGTTGATGTATTATCCTAGTCATCTCTCtaattttgcataaaaaaaataaaatataataatggtTTAAATACAGTTTTGATTTtcctattttgaattttttgaagttttggtcTCCCTAtttcaaaaatcaacttttCGGTCatcctattttatattttttgtacttttggtcCCCACTtcattttgagtcaattttcaTGATGTGTCAGATAACACATGGACACTACAATTACACGTggcattattatttattttatttcaataaatcatattaataaaaattattttgattacagtaaaagaaaatattaaataaataaattaaaagagattaatCCCAAAAATCCATAATTTTCCTAGAATTCTTCACCATCATAGTTGTGTTCATCCTCTCATCTCCAAATCCAAATTTattcgtctatcaacaaaaaaaaaattcaaatttattcaaCTTCATCACCAACCCCACCAAAATCTTTCTATGTTTCTTCCACTTAACTCCTCGTAACCAAAAATCTCACTAATGTGAACAAGAAATTTTTCCATGTTTTTCAATCAGGAAATCGTTCATTGTTTcccaatatcaataaaaattacttatttactGTACAAGTTTATTTGTTCTATAACTTTCCTCATAGCATAAAACTCCAGACTTAAAGGGAAACCAACTTAACAAAGCATTCCCTAATTTTGAAGATGGGATGAGGAAGAAATCTAGATTTGAGACGAGATGATGATCGTAGATGAAGAAATCTGGGAAAATTAGGGATTTTTGGGATTAAtcctttttaattaatttatttatttaatattttattaatcaaaataaattttaataaaatgatttattgaaataaaataaacaataatgtcACATGTAAGTGTAGTTTCCATGTGTCATTTGCCACATCAtgaaaattgactcaaaatgaaatgggggatcaaaagtacaaaaaatctaaaatatgaggactaaaaagttggtttttgaaataggggaaccaaaacttcaaaaaattcaaaatagagGATCAAAACTGAATTTAAGCCAATAATATCGATGGAGAGGGCCACGATCGATCATTTTCCCACTAAAAAAAGTTGGATGTAAGAAGAAAGTGGAAGAAAGTGGCATATAACAACAAACCAATTCCAAAGGCCATGAAGACACGTCTCTTTTGTGGTTGTTTTTTATCCAATAATAAAATACAGCTTTTGGCGGTGGTTTGCATGGTTGAGAACAAAGTGTAAACAAACATCTGTCTCCAGAGGCCATGGAGCAAGATAGGAGGTTTCAACTCATAGATCTTGCAATTCAGAAACATATTCACGACAAAAAAagtgacaataataataataataatcataatcataaccTTAAAGACCACGAAACTGAATACCAACTTGTTCTCTCCCAACTACTCTCTGCCTCCGAGGTATTTTGCAACATTATTAATTTACATGTCAATAGTATATATGTATATGATAACATGTCATGTGATGTTTTTCTTTGTGAAATTTGTTTCAACTTTTAATTATGTTCATTTTGTTGAATCTAATCTAATTTATTAGCAGTTGGAATTGTCCAAAAAAGATGAAACAGTTAATCAATATGATGAATCTAATTCATCAGAGCCTGTGGGTGCTGTAAATGAGGAAAAAGAAAGTGAAGCTGTGGATGATGGAGTAAGCAAGGGAAGTGAAAATAATGATGATGAGATAATCAAAGAGGTGAAAAAGGTGAAGAAACAGAATTTTGTGACTCATTGTCTTCTTTCAGCAATGATTGTTCTCACTGTGGCTTGGCAACTATCAGAAGTTTCACTTGTTTGGAAAGTGAAAGAGGGAATAAATCATCCATTTAGATCCTTTGGGAATATGGTTAAAGATACAGTGAAAGATGTGAAAGAGAGAGTCTCTGACTTCAATGGCAAGGATGCTGCTGATGACAAAGAAAACAATGAATCTACATCTCTTCCTATTCCTACTTCCATTAAGATTCCAGATATGACCAGCATGGATGTACCAAATAAAGGAATGGAATGAAACTTGGTCATTTAAGTGGTTGATTCATTCACAATTGGTTGAACTTGAAAGTGCTACAGAAAAGTGAATTAAGGAGGGTATTGCCTATCAGGGAGTGTTTGTGTTAATAGATATTGGTTGGTTTTTTTTGTAGCATTTGTTTATgaaatctataatctattttgtttAAGGTGTAGATGTTAGCACAAGAAAGACATACatgtaatagtttttttttcctggaTGAACAGTAAGGGGCAAAGCATCTATAAAGGTGTAATAGACTAATAGTTTTGTCACTAGCCAAAACTAAGATTGATGATAGGTTTATAAGGGATTATTTAAATTTGTGGTGTAAAGTCAAATgagaaaaagtaataaaaaaaaaagggataaCATCTATTTTGTACTCCACTTCATTCTACCCTATACTGCAGCAATTAAGATGACAAGTTCGTTCTAATAAGCATAGCTCAGCTGGTCTGTATATGTAGAGGCCGGGATTTAAATTCCAGACACccctacttattcaccttaagggtCGAATTTCTAACTACTATGTTACTTgacaaacgaaaaaaaaaagtcaagttCAGGTTGGCAATTTGAAACCTCCTCTATATTTGAATTGTCGCTGACTCGCTGAGcataaatttttcatttcaatatttGAAAAACAGAAGGAAAACAATTATTAGAGTGGCTAGCACCCTTGTGCTGGCCATACATAATGAAAACCAGCATTTGAACCATCAATGAAATCAAATACTCCATCCAGAACAATAAAAACATGAATAAAGCAATTTTTAGATGTAAATTGCAAGCGATGTTTGGAGCCtgaatattaaaattttcaacccATTGTTCATTGATCTTTAACAATTTTTCCTTCAAAGAGTTTTAAACATAAAATCTAAACAGGAGGCACAATTAAGAATTAACACAAACCAAAAGAGcccatttttaatttcaaatgtcTGAAGCAAAACAAACAGTTGTAGGCAAACTTATATATTCCATGGTCTATCTTCTTCATGCATAGTTCAAACGGAATACGTCATTCAACACATAATAGCTTCCTTGTGGGGTTGGTATCAAATGGAACATCTgcaaacagaaaaaaaaattgttcagttCACTCATAATGTATAAGAATGAGAACAGAAATAAGGTAATTAATAGTATGAGAAGATATAATAGAGCATGGAACAAATGATATTGATGCCCTCTATAACAATCCTGATTCTATCTCGACACTAATAACTGGTGTGTGAAATTAAAGACCACCTTAATCTCTATTACTATTATTTGGTCCATCTCTATGATTACAAGGAAGGCCATTATCCatacagaaaataaaaaactctaAAATTAGAAAATTCAATCTAATAATGAATTAGCAGTAACCCTAATGCACATTGCCCGCCATTTTTTCCTAGCAACTGGTTGTTTGTGCAGTGGTTAAATGTCATTATTTTACCTTCCTACTTAAACCATGTTCTTCTCTAACACAATCTCAGAATTTGATGTCTAGAGATGGCATTAGAGCCATATTCCAAATAAGAATTCAATTAtgtgtatcattttttattaccCCATAGCCCGTCTATATGGGTGGTGCATTGATAAGTTCTGAAATTAGGCATTCACTTGTTTTGTGATAAAAGGGATGGTCTCTTCCATAGGCACATGCATATGTAGATATGCTATTTAGATTTGAATATATTTCAAATACAAGTAGGATGGTTCTGAAATATGAGTGAAGTACTAAGGAAACACATGCCTACCCAAGAAATATTGACCGCAAGGTGCATATTAGCATTAGATTGGTGAGCAAATTAAAACATAGAGAGCACATTTATTCTAGACATTATTCTAGACATGGTGCCATTGAGATTTTGAGAGTAATTTAACAAAAACAGGTCCACAAACACATCCCCCAACCCCACccaataaatattcaacaacaTCAAGTAACCAATACCTAGAGAAAACAACATTGATACAGAGAGAATCTACATGGAAAATAAATGTTCATCAAAGTTCAATTTACACTTAGAAGTCAACTTCATTTACTCAAGCCAAATCCATCCTAATAATAAGTAAATactcaatttagtccctaaaaataTAGGATTGTTATCAACATAATCCTCTACATCGACAACATTCCAAACTGATCACTAAAATTACAAAAGGTTAATCAGATATGTCTGTCTCTCTGTTGGTATTCGCAAAGACAACAATCACATATTAAGTTGGCAGTATTAGAAATGCATTTAGAACTGAGTGAACAATGACTATGATGCATTTGATAATAAATCCAACAAAGGGACAAACCTGATTAATACCAAGCAAAATTCATGTAACAAATTGGATATTCACTCAAATAAAAAGTACACAAAAAAAAGTCTAAAAGCATTCATCAATCAAATTCAACAAAGCACAGACACCTACACAGGCACCGGACACAACATAGGCATTGACACGACAAtgctgataataatttgaaaaaataacataactCAATGTAATTATATGTACCAGTGTCGTGTCGGTGTCAAACCAGGACACAAAactattacatatatatatatacatggcAGTGACAGTGtcctatttttctttcttttttttccattaACAGCGTTGATGTATATGTGTCCGTGTGGGAGTCCGTGTTTATAGATTACAAAATATTGAGATCCAACAACAATCATGCAAAAACATCAACAGAGTCCTTTgggaaaaaagaaacaaaacaagatcaaaaaataaatcaaattatgCGACCGTGATCAATCAAgtaataacatataaaattaagATTTGATAAAACAGAGATCCATCGAGTCAAAACTAATTATAACTAAATTACCAAAAACCTAAATATCACAAACATtattaataacaaaattaaaaccctaaaataacCGAAACGTgattgaagaaaagaaaacccTACCTGACTGAACTTAAGAGCATGTTGTTCGCCGGCGAGTTGGAGATTACCGCTGACGAAAACAAGCATGCCAGCGTTAACACCAGAAGGCTGACAATCAACGGTAGTGATAGCATGATGGCACTGTTGAAAAGGGAGAGAGGTGAGTTTTGCAACAATGTTCTGAGAACCTTGAATCTTCTGACCTTCGAATGTAAGCATAGAACCTTCCTGATAGAGATTAGCAAGACCAGGACGATTGGTGTCGAAGGTGGTGTAGTAGTGCCCAACGAATGCCTTTGCTAAAGCGTCTGGATCCATGGATTATCTGGTTCAATCGCCGCCGCCGTAAAGGTGTGTTGTTTTGTGTGTGCTTGGTTCTCACGCAGTCTCTCTCGCTTCGCTTCCCCTTATTATAAAGACGCCCTGATAAATGTCGGGTGATTctttcttaaataaataaataaattgttatttgagttttttttttttccttatagaATGGTTAATTGAGATTATTAGTACTACTTTTTTTATGACTcaaaacttaaataaataaataaattgttatttGAGATTCgtcaaaaaaacaatttgttatttgagttttttttttataaaatggtTAATTGagattattactttttttttattactatcatttttttttgtaaattaaccTATCGACTacaatttcactttttaagttaaaatagtgtgcataaaaataaaataaaaaattagtagaaGTAATGGAGTTCAAACTTCGGTCCCTGCAttactataattttattatcatttagtaaaaaaaattcttttttttttaacaatattattatctctatttttctaccaaaaaatatattatctctattttaatttttaaatataagcaaatattacacaatttttttttaagaagcacacaatatttgtttatattttatatcgGATGGAGTATtcattaattataattagtagACTAAAAAGTTGAGTGAAATTCAATAAATAAGGATATATTTGTGGGGAAAATGATGGATTGATATTGACAAAATTACATCTTTAGATTTTAGttctttaactttattttagaTAAAGATTTATAATTAAGAGATGAAAACTAAATTGTTAGCTGAAATAAAGTTAAATGACTAAAGGTGCAATTTTGACATTGATATTTTATAGCGATAATTATtttacatgaattttttttacttaattcaAACTTCTAGTTTTAGGTGTTAATGAACTTCGGTTAAAGATGAATCGTTAGGAGAGATTTGAGTTGAGAGAGAGAATTTGAGTCTGAATTATGAATTAATAGACCATCTAAGACCCAACTAGTCTGGAAAACGATCAACTAATAACCACACACGACTAAAACCTAGATTGAATCTTGACCCTCTGGTGACAATTAAGTAGTGATATGTGATTCACATTAGGTATCTATCAATTGCATAACTATTTTGGATTTTGAGTTTCATACAGGTCACCTATATAAAACGGGTATTCCACTCAGTGAAAGCAATGTTTTTCCGTTCAATTAAAGCTTTAGGCTCTCCTAATATAAGGCATGtcaatttgatatttaaatGGAGATCCTCATGAGAATTGTCTGGTTTGGCAACCTGAAGACGGGCAACGTTTCCCGTGGGAATGGGGGAGAAAGTCCTCTCGAAAGATGTTTGAGGATGAGGATGAAATTTTATCCTCCGCCCTGTGGAGACTCCGTCCCCAAatactttattaaaataatacatattcatatactttatatattatatttatttagatgttcacacaatatctatactatatattttggtgtggacttttcataataccgacaatacccttgatttttttttagtagcaacaaaaatcttttattaacaaactcaccgtaATATAagtcacattttttttagcagcaaacatttttattaacaaattcaccataacataagacatatattttgttttttggacATATGTTAGACACATGCAGGCGCGGAACCCGCTAGTGTATATAAATTTGTTAACATGAGATATTTATTATTGTCACAAGACTCACATTAAAGTCTTCGATTTTGTATTTGTATTatgaataaaactttatttttcttctgcaattagttttatttaaaaggcttaactacacatttggtcccttacgtttattttaggtttcaatttggtcccttacgtttaaaaagtatcaatttggtcccttacgtttattttaggtttcaagttagttttttccgttagttttgtcactaacaccgtttgaacagtacacgtgtcagcgtgtacaagtgccacgtgtctgtccacatatgcaaattgactgccacatgtgacaaaattgacggaatgagtaacttgaaacctaaaataaatgtaagggaccaaattgatactttttaaacgtaaggaaccaaattgaatcctaaaataaacataagggacaaatgtgtagttaagcctatttaaaataataaaaacttgatattttttatgctgATGGATCTCTGTGGGAACTACAGGGCTCCGCGAGGATATGGATTGAGGAATAATAATCCCCGAAGCGGAGAATGAAGATGGAGAACATTTTAGATGACGGAGAATGATGTGGTAAAGTACTCCCCACTCAATATATGCTTCGTTGACATCCCTACCTACAACAACCGTTAACTGAAGTGTTAGAGTCCTTGTAAATGCACAATACCTCTTTCGATGAGCTACTTCCATCCATCATCCAAATCTCGATCCCTAGTTGTCGTCTCTTTTACATAACCTTCGATGAAtggaaaaagaggaaaaaaacatTACGGTTACAAAAACCATAGTGATGAAGAGCATCGTCGACAAGTTCCTCCATTGAAGTATGGAGTGTTCTTGCTAGGGTTATTTTATGAGTATCATGCTAACATGATGCATGTTAGGTATTAATATTAGATATTTGGTGAATATAAAATGTATCCTCAATATGGTTAACCTCCATCTATTTATACCCTAAGTGTTTTAGGGAGTGGTTGAGGAGAAATCGGAAGTAGTGGAGTACGTGTTGCTAGCTCGTGGTATTCGCTCAATCCTACCTGCCCAGTCAACCACATGCGGCTAGCTCACCACGTGGTACTAGCCCAATGCTACTAGCTCTGGCATACTAGCCACTCGCCATGTGGTACTAGCCCATGGTCATCTTGATTAGGTCTTCTTTCTCTGACGGGCTGACTTATTCATTGGGCCGCGTCTAATATGGCCTAAACAACCTTTGGTTGGGCCAGAGAATATTACGACGATACAGGGAGTGATGctaattttttccttttatgcATAACCCGCTTATGCAAGATTCCTCATAAACAATGGTAGAAAATGGCTTGAGGATCTCTTTGTATTGATCTAGCAAACGACCAAAGATGCCCAACGAGCAGAACCATCGTTTCACTAGGATTGAGGGGAAACAAAATTAGATCTAGACAATCATTGCATCTCATCTAAAGTCACAAAGTGTTGTGCAAGAGTGACGCGACAtgttcagaaaaaaaaaagtttgatttgtGTGTCACTTGTGTGAAAATTTGTATGCCGCAATCGCCACAACCACATTGACCGTGGCAAAAAGTCAACCTAAGAAAATAGGAACTTTAATTTCGAAACTAACTAGATCGCCTATCAAACAAGTGTGCCATTCCCATCGTCGCGATGAGATGATTCTTACTCGTGTTTGCATGGGGAAATTTGGAAATGCAACCTCTCTTGGTACATCTTGTTTGAAATAGCTAATTATAAAATTTCCTTAATTATGTATAAGAAGATTGTTTACGTAAGGCTTCCTTGAAATATATTTGCGGTCATCCGAAGAAAATCTAATGTATTATTAAAAAcgaattttaaatttgatttgaagATTAAATTATCTCATTGAAATCAACTTatcctaaaaaaaaatgtaattagtGTGTtgttaaaaaacatttttgttaAGATTATCCTCAAAATCACATATACAACTTTGGAAATGACATGTAAACATCCAACTCAGTAAATTCACCATCcgaaaaatcataaaaaaacgCATTGAGAATTTGTTAGAAAAATTAACTATAATCTTTGAATAAAGATTACAGTTAAtctttatttgagtttatctaccgGTATAAGTTTTGTGTGAgagtttaaattatttttttaaaatggcttatgatataaactttcaatctaatggtgaattttataaaatttatatcggtaaAATGTTATTGAGATGTGTAACATTTAatgtcaaactagttgatgTCATTTGATCTTGACCCTAAGTAAATATCTATTATCATAAGCACTTGTTTTATAAGTTgtgaatgaaaattgtttttccAAATAGACCCTAAATAAGTAAAAGTTGTGCTTGTCATTTCTGAAAGACCAAGCTGAATTTTGTGGTTGTCTTTTTCATATATAAGTTGATTCGAAAGTTGTAGAAAGATAAGcatgttattttaattaattttggtcTGATAaactttttgttattttataatGGTGATAAAAATGTGCATGTCTCCAACTccttaataataaataaacaataaaacagaaaaaaccAACAAGCAACTTCTACAATCGAAATAAGGAAAATAattgtcaaaattataaaaacgtCGACAGCAGGGTTCGAACCTGCGCGGGCGAAGCCCAACAGATTTCAAGTCTGTCTCCTTAACCACTCGGACATATCGACTTCTTGTTGTTTATACTTCTAACGTTACATATATTCATTGCATATGCGTGGCACGTCAAAACAAAAACTATCTGACGATGAAGAAGAGTCATTGTCCAATTTGTCGGCAAACTTTGTTTTCCTTTAAATGCAAATTTTGGTGTCtgtttatctaaaataaaattttggtaccttatttcaaaatttggttaaaattaaaaatgacatTCCTATTACTCAAAAAATTGGTGATTTTTAACATAAGCGTGGTTTATAATTGCACTGTTACACGATCTGTGTGGGCTGCTGTGTTCAATTGGTTGGGAATTGGGATGTAACATTAATATAAGAGAGGAAGATTTGTGTCATTTAACTTCTTTAGGTAACATGTTAGTTCCATAAAGAGTTTTGAAAGTTAGACATTTGGTTTGGTTGGGGTGGCGGATGACATGACTAGCTCAACTGGACCGATTAACCTAGTTGAGCTAGGGGTTAAGAAGTTTAAGGTCTAAGCTTTAAGTTCTGATAACTAACCTAACATTGTACTATATTACTGATAACTAataatttgtcattaaaaaaaatggttttttttttctttaatggaGTTGAGAATTGAACCTATGACCTTGAGTATACTACTCAAATCTTTCGCAACTAATTTGGTTAACAACATTTGGTTTGGTTAGCTACTACTTGGAGTATTTAGAAATTGATGaataacattttatttagaGGGTGATGTTTAACGCGTCTATTTTGGTAGATAACATCATTGCAATTTCTTGGATTTGATAGTTAACaccttgtaaaaaaataaatgttgaaAACAATACAAACTTTTAAGATACTGAACAATTTTATATCGTAAGATGTTTTTATAAAGTAAAAAGTGTTTTAGTGTttcctctttctttttcttttagggCATAAAGAGGGCTGAAGCCCATGGGCCTTAGTGTTTTCTGAAAACTTTAACCTCAGTAACCtcattaatttaaatttaaataaacaaataaataaaaagcaaatgaactaaatcaaaaataaaaagcaaatgaaaataaatcaaaaagtGAAAAAGTACAAATGGGCCAAAAAAATTGTGGATCACTCAAATATTACAACTGTCATTTACATGTCTGAAAGCCAAAGGAAGCAAAGCTGGTAGGGCCAGTCATGAACTACCTTGATTATTGCAATTCACATGGACTATAGTGTATGTTTCACTTCATCACCTATTGTCACCAACAACCTAATTTCTTTCTCTAAATGGATTCAATCAATCTCAATATACATATAATCATATACATCAATACACATAATAAACTAAGGTTATTAGAGTAATGTATGTGAGTACTAATATTACATGTACAATATCATGAGACAAAATATTACTAATTCCCTCTCATTCACTTCCAATTTGCAGTTACCATGGAACAGAGTGAATTTAGATGACCTACAAGAATCAATGAGACTTTTTCTCCTATGTACATTTCCTGCCACAATAAAACACAACTATAAGAAACAGCTGAATTTTTAGgttaattgaataactaatgtatctgatctataatatacACCACGTCCATCAAATATGCAAGTATTTATTATATAGATAAAATAAGTACTATTTATATATGCAATTTTCATAACTGTTGAAATGAACTTACTATGAACTGCAGAGATTTCTGAACCTATATATTCACATCTACGACCTAACGAGGACGCTGATCCTTCCATTGTTTGGTTTATAACAgctttttatattctttctcaAGATGATTGGAAAAACTTTGAAACCTCTCTATAAAGTTGTTCTGCTTCAAATGGTTTTGAAACATATCCATCCATTCCATGCTTTAAACATTGCTCGTGCGTAGCCTGGATTACGTCTGCGGTCATAGCCAAAATCGGTAGATGAACAGACAATTCTTTGTCTCGAATTTTTTTTGTAGCTTCAAACCTGTTGGAAAATGGTTGTGTATAAGCTATCTTTGTTCTAATATAGAATGATATGTGTTATTTTATACATGGATTGTTTTCGGTGTAATTCGAAGAGTTTGCTAAGTTTTGCAAATGGATTCCCTGCACTTGAATAGTCACATACTCACGTGTTCACATGATCTCAGCCGTCCGATCTTTAATCAGACAGATTGTATAATTGTATTCCAACTTTACAAAATAGGTCCAAAAGACAAAGTCAGAATGTGAATCGTCTAATCAAGATCAAAACGTTCAAATTCACAAAAATGTGAATGTATGACTGCAGGTAATCCATTTTCATCCTAGAAAGAGTTTTTAATGATATTTCCGATTTCGAATTTAATTCCAGACAATAATTAGAAAGAATTTAAGATGCATACCCATCCATTTCAGGCATTTGAATATCCATAAAACACGCGTCAAACTCATGGGGTGGCGTCAGCATAGTGATGGCTTCGATTCCACTGCTTACGCAAACCACACCAgctccatatttttttaaagcgCCAGCAGCTACCGTACGATTCACACTATTATCATCTACAATAAGAATCTTTCGCCcagagagaagatggttgagaGACAAAGCTTGATGTTCTCCGTTTCGAGGATTCCCTTTGTTCCCAACACCCATTGCTCTTTGTAGTGAAGCAGCTAGCATACTTGCTCTCAAAGGTTTTGTGACGACCGTTGGATTATAAACACACGATGTCGCAGAACTAGCTTTAAAAGAACTACTAGAATTAACAAGAATGAATAGTTTTGGAGGAATTCCTTTATCAACTTCAGCAATTTTCCTAATGTTATTCACAAAGTGTGATGACATGGTTGAGTCTCTTTCCCAAACCTCTTGTTCAATCAGGACCATATTGATAGCTACATTCCCATCGGTTACGGCGGACAAACCTTGTTTCAAATCTGAAACTATTTCGACTTGAACGCCGAGCCTTTGGATGTGATATCTTGACACTTCAGCTCGAACAGGTCTCGGATCAATAACTAGTGCAGCCATACCAAGAAACTCTGAGGATGCAGGATGAGGTTGGTTGTTGATTTGCTGAGTCTTATTCAACTCATTTGAATTAGGACATGCATTGGTGAAAACAGCAGTAAATGTGAAAGTGCTTCCAATCTTCGGTTCACTCACAAATCCGATTTCTCCATTCATAAGGCCAACCAAACACTTGCTAATGCTTAAACCAATACCGGTTCCCCCGTGTTTTCTTGAGATAGATGGACCTACCTGCATGAACGGAGTG
It contains:
- the LOC123909063 gene encoding putative uncharacterized protein DDB_G0289963 isoform X1, with protein sequence MEQDRRFQLIDLAIQKHIHDKKSDNNNNNNHNHNLKDHETEYQLVLSQLLSASEQLELSKKDETVNQYDESNSSEPVGAVNEEKESEAVDDGVSKGSENNDDEIIKEVKKVKKQNFVTHCLLSAMIVLTVAWQLSEVSLVWKVKEGINHPFRSFGNMVKDTVKDVKERVSDFNGKDAADDKENNESTSLPIPTSIKIPDMTSMDVPNKGME
- the LOC123909063 gene encoding putative uncharacterized protein DDB_G0289963 isoform X2 → MEQDRRFQLIDLAIQKHIHDKKSDNNNNNNHNHNLKDHETEYQLVLSQLLSASELELSKKDETVNQYDESNSSEPVGAVNEEKESEAVDDGVSKGSENNDDEIIKEVKKVKKQNFVTHCLLSAMIVLTVAWQLSEVSLVWKVKEGINHPFRSFGNMVKDTVKDVKERVSDFNGKDAADDKENNESTSLPIPTSIKIPDMTSMDVPNKGME
- the LOC123909064 gene encoding nuclear transport factor 2A-like, with the protein product MDPDALAKAFVGHYYTTFDTNRPGLANLYQEGSMLTFEGQKIQGSQNIVAKLTSLPFQQCHHAITTVDCQPSGVNAGMLVFVSGNLQLAGEQHALKFSQMFHLIPTPQGSYYVLNDVFRLNYA